From the genome of Alicyclobacillus sp. SO9:
TTAAACCGTGCAAATGACTTTCCGTTTTAGGCGTTTCCAGCTTTAGAGTCAGCAGGCTGCCAATGGAAATGAGGAAAGTGGCAGCATCAATGCCCAGGCCCCATGCCGGGGACCCAAAACTCATTACAAACCCGCCGATTGTCGGCCCAAGCAGTCTGGCGCCAGTTTGACTGGCCTGCGTAAGCGAGTTTGCGGCGTTTCGAATATCCGGTGTAAAGACTTCCGCTCGAGCAGCGGAGAAAGCTGGCTGGAACAATGCGTCCATGGCTCCGTAAATGACACCCACTGTATATAGAACTGGCATGTTAATGCCAAATTCCACATAGAAAACCGTTAAGGCTGCCAACAGCAAAAAGCGGATGCTGTCGGTTAGAATCATCAGGTGGATGCGTGAAAAGCGATCGACCAAGATGCCTGTAAACGGTAACAGTACAATCTGGGGGATGGTGACAACCGTCATAAACAATCCCATGGACAGAGGCGATCCGCTCATACTGTAAATCACAATGGGTACCACAACGAACAAGATGTTATCCCCAACCATGGATAACGTCTGACCAAGCCAGAGCTGTGTAAACGGCCTGGAAGTTTTAAGAGGAAGCAGAATTCCCTCTTGTTTCTGTGAATTAGCTGCGGCATCAGATGAACTCACGACTTACCTCCTGTTATGATAAGAAACAAAAGCGCGAATACAC
Proteins encoded in this window:
- a CDS encoding MFS transporter, which gives rise to MSSSDAAANSQKQEGILLPLKTSRPFTQLWLGQTLSMVGDNILFVVVPIVIYSMSGSPLSMGLFMTVVTIPQIVLLPFTGILVDRFSRIHLMILTDSIRFLLLAALTVFYVEFGINMPVLYTVGVIYGAMDALFQPAFSAARAEVFTPDIRNAANSLTQASQTGARLLGPTIGGFVMSFGSPAWGLGIDAATFLISIGSLLTLKLETPKTESHLHGLRRFTTEMLGGYRALRKHAWLWITILVFSLVNVAFGGIILVLLPWLIKVHLHMPAYAYGLVTSGEGIGALLAAWVFGRKKSWHHRGLVAYTGAIISAASLTSLAFIHWLPVIILVSGFSGAGIMVFGLVWEVSLQELVPTESFGRVVSLDMFGSISLMPVGYVALGWIAGVAGGTMTITGCGLAMFAILAAALAVPAIRRFQ